Within Pygocentrus nattereri isolate fPygNat1 chromosome 17, fPygNat1.pri, whole genome shotgun sequence, the genomic segment GTCAGAGCACTCTGCATGACTGTTTATATCTCAGACATGACTTGAAGTTCTATGTgaaatgttgatggtaaaatagtggaaaatctgaaataggaagttttctttggggactatttggaCACTTACAGaccctttacagtggtggtgataggaaccaggggtcgccatgacaacaacacaaatatgaaatacgttttctttggggactatttgcTGTTCAGCACCCAGCGTGTACTCAATCTGCTGTGAAAgggttttaaaaatactttttaggccaaaaccttctcaaaactctCTTTAAACAGAGCCTCAGGCGTTAGGCAACCTGTTCCTAACACCTCACAGTACCCTGTATGTGCCCgtccactttaaatggtttttaaaaatccatctCAAGCCCAACCGTCTCTAAACGGTGTCTCGGGCACCAGGCAGCCTGTACGTGTTGATTTTTATACCAGGTGTATGTATATCGTAATTTATTATACAATATATAGGTACCTTGTGTTTTGTTATCGTTCAGTTTATTTGCATTGGGCTTTTTGTTTACTGCGTATATTTTGTATTTCCCCTTTATGAATTCCACCCAGACCAAAAATTCCTTGTAAATGCAGTTGCACTTGGCCagtaaagtgattctgattctggtcAGGCAGTGTGTCTGTACCCATTCCATGTAATAGCTTTTTTCTGAGGGAgactttagaggcattaaaccttttcagacgtctggttcccatcacaacAGCAAACATTTCTGGGTCTCCGATTCTCTCTGGAATGacgcatttcacatcaaaccactccaaatgactgtttacatctgctATGGCCAACATCTCAATAGATGTTGTTTCCCCTTATGTTATTTTCTTATGGGTTTCTTAAGGAAACCAGTTGCACTCTCACCTTGCCTGATCACTTTTGTTTGTATTGAAATGACCCTTTGTCTCACGACCTTAAGGTGATAAATCACCCCCCCCCGCCTTATCTCTACCCCCTACATCTCTACTTATATTCTCTTTCTACAACCCCTCCTTATCCCTCCTCAAACTCCTTTCCCCCTCCTTCCTCCCCCTTAGTTTTCAATGTATATAAGGTCCTTCCAAAATATTCTTGTCAGACTGGACTGCAGACTGGACTGCTGACCAGACTAGACTGGTGACACATTGAAGATCAAGCTGTGCCTGCGCGTGATCATCTGCATGCATGTGAATAAGACTAGACTCCTGATCCTGCTGATTGACTGATCAACTGTTCTATACCCATACTCTGTATGTGGAATTAAACTCCAGCCAATGCTGAAGCTCCAGTCTCCTGAGTCTTATTGAAGAATTTCTGACACCGTCTAGGTAGGCTGTGCATAAAAATCTACCCCCCCAACCCAATTACACTGGGCACAGAACTGCTGGTTTCAAAACCATTTTCTTGTATTCATAAAGCATAGGCCTCGTGGATGAACATGGCCCAGTAAACGACTCCCACCCCAAGCAAAAACGACACAGAAGACGACTTCGACTCCCCAACATAAACAAAGGCGAAACTCTGACAGAAAACAGGCTCCCACCCCCTGCAGCCTCAAGGCTGATGGATTGCTTGAGGAGCACAGTCATGCACTGCGCAGCCATTGTGGTGTAGAATATCGCAACACCCAGATTACCACCCACGGAGGAAGAGAGCAGGCCACGTCCACTCAGGCTGGTGGTAGATTGGtcaggaaggaggaggagcctCGATGCAGCCAATTGCTGCACTCGCAAGCAGTCAATGTTTCTGCCTGACGAATCGGCATGCGCCACAATCGTCTGCTACATCTGTAGACACTTAACGAGCGAGAAGAAAAGAGAGTAGCTGCATTCCAGCCGTCCCAGCAGTTCCCTGTAAAGTGGGCTCATTTTTAAGGGCAATTCCAGACCAGAGGGAGTGAAAGTGTTGGAAGGGAATCTTAAACTGCGCTGGCGAGGCTCCAGACTGGAGTCTGATGATACTATGCaggtgtttgtgttggtgtcTACCAACACGCTTGAGCTTAATATGAACGTgtgcactagggggcagtgtccaaaccaaaatgtgcagaaaactatttttttgcattctttCCAAGAACGAATCCTTCAGATGTTTGTAACGTCGGCTCAGTTCTGCCAGCCAATTCTCAAATTGCTGCTGCTATTCTTGGCCTAGTTCTGGCTTGGGCTGAATGAGTTAAGGAACAtgtctaattgtgattttttttttttttctggccagTGTTGCAaattaaatgcagtaaaaagttCATCtccaggtcttttttttttttttttttttttgtccccccAGGAAGACAATATTATATACAAGACACTTTTTCTGGCTTTATGCTTGAGTGCTGAGTGTGTCAGACTACCAGTTAGTTGTGGTTAAGATGTCACTTATACAGAACGCATTtagttgcttctgattggtctgcgCTCATCTACAGCTTAAACGCTCGGTGTTATTGCTTTAATTATTTTCCGTTTAAAACTTTAAACAGCTTTGTTGGTGCTGTAtcatacagggagattcactcgacaGAGCCCCCGAAGATTCGGTTATGATGAAGTGATCAGAAccaaaaaatacactacatacctCGACGTTTGTATAATCGATTACAGTACATGCTGGAAGTGATCAAGGTCAAATGTCGCAATGGCTGTCCAGCGCCTACCTCCTCGCTCCGGcgcaggggcatcccggcttgtttgaagctccgtatactgaggagctcattgcacgTGGTTTCATTCGGATTGCTTCATCTCAGCGAGAGCtgttacagaatattcagggcctctttcaagtgaatctccctgtaaaattaaaaatgcagctctaggaatttgaaaattgcactcgATATGAAAACGATTGATCTTTCAGCTCTAGTTCTGGTTTGGGTCGGGCATTGTTTGGGTTTCGTTCTGGCCCCAACACTAACGGAGAGCCACAGTCAGCACTTGCTTGGCATGAAGCTTCGCAGATCTGCGCAACACAGCGAGATTTTGGCCTTCTGGGACAATTTGTGAAAGGGCGGTTATTAGTGTTAACAGTTAAttcattcaattaaaaaaaagggcAGTTCTACAGCGtgaatataattttttaatctGGCTGCTACTCATGTCCGCTCTGAATATCTCGCTGTTTCTATTTCCTGCATAATGCTAGTTTCTGTGAGCGTGTCAGATTGCTATTCGGAATTCGAGCCCAAACATGGGCTCGTCCGTCAACCCGTTTATTTTGATTCTGTTGCTGTTCTATGatgtaaatactgtatatactgtgaGCAGGAAAGTGAACTTGTGCTGTGTTTGAATGGCGCTGTTGCATCTGTAGCAATCATACGTGACTGTGCTGAGTAGCCAGTCATCTGTGCCatgttatttgattttatttttattaaaaattagcTGTCTATTTAAATATGTTGCAAATTTATCTAATAAAAAGTACTGAGACTGGTGTATTCCGTGTGTTCAGTCAGGTAATCAGCGCCTGGTAGCGGCAATGCCGACCGGTCAGCGCCCAGTAGCGGCTACGCTGACTGGCCTGTTCGTCCTTCTGCCTCCAAAATTAAAGGAATTTCCAGCACAAGTGGTTAGAaacttttcttcattttgagCCGGTTGTGGTTATTCACCCACATTCGTTGAGGACTCACCCAGAGGCGCCCTCTGGTGTTCTGCAGTGGATGTTTTTGTTATAAATGGCAGAAATAGGCAGTGGAGACACTCGCCTTAAACCGGCTCTAGTTGGACAGTCTGTGATGTCCATCTTCTCGTGTTCATTGTTAAagtatgtgttttattttaaaaataagggACTAGAAATAAGTCGAAATTCTCTGGTGTTTTTGTTCCGCTTTTAACTTGTTGCAATATGTGacatagctgtgtgtgtgtgtgtgtgtgtgtgtgtgtgtgtgtgtgtatgtgtgtatatatatatatatatatatatatatatatatatatatatatatatatatatatatatatatattacacttacacacacacacacacacacacacagctatatGTCCCTCAGTACTTGGCTGTATATCCTTTATATTGCAGTTTATGTGctattgtttatgtttatatgtacacaaggttcttcaagggttctctagtaaagaaaatggatctgtatagaactgtgaacacccagataaccctttgcatgattaaacggttctttaCGTCATGAAAtcgttctttagattgatggagaatgtgctttacatggttctgtgtagaaccgttttgaaaagggttctctacagcaccaaaaaggggtcttCTGTTGTatcaagcttgacattgtaacggaagaagcctttttggtgctgtacagaaccatatagatcacattctcaatcaatctgaggaatgctttcaccatgcaaagaaccctttaatcacgcagggggctctgagtgttcatggtacaacatagaaccattctctttactaaagaacccttttctaagaattaaatatctttttctATACTTGGTTTATTGGATTTATTTGTATGTAGACACGTGTAGCTCGAGAAATTGCTTGCACGCTTGGTACTTGGCAAATAAAGATTCTGGAGAAAAGTTATTCGGCGTGAACTACAATGCCCAGCGTGCACAGCGCGAACACGTCACCGCGATCCACCAATCATATCACTGTTGTGCTCTGGGCCCCCGCAGCTCTGCGCTGCCGAGCTAGCGCTGGCGCTAGAGCTGCTCGCTGGCGGCGGAGAAAGCGggttttctctctccctccgtcggAAACGCAGTTCAGTGGAAGAATGCCTGCAGAGTGTAGCGTCCCCGGGTGCGATAAATACGAAGAGGCGAGAGCCAAAGGCGTTATTTTTCACCGTTTTCCCGAGAAAGACGTCGAGCTGTGTAAGAGGTGGCTGGCGGCCATAGGCAGGGATGTAAACACGCCGCAGAAGAACTACGTGTACCTGCGCGTGTGCAGCCAGCACTTCACACCCGACGACTACGAGCGGGACCTGAAAGCCGAGCTCATGGGGTGTCGGCCCAAGCTGGTAGTGAAGAAAACGGCCATCCCGTCTTTATTGATCAGGAAAAAGAAAGCAGCCGTGACGAGGGAGCCTGGGGTACGTTAAGAGATGTGAACTGAAGTCCAGCACCTCGGGCAGATttatccgttccaccttaaatgatgcagcagtaaTGTGTTTAAACGCGAGATGCACCTGAATTCAGCTGAAAATGAGAATAACTTGAGCCTCGGCTTAAAAACGcagtttcagtggttctttagtaaaggcaatggttctttttagaaccatgagttcggTATAGGACCGTTTTATACGTGCGTGTGTGGAGATACATagattatatacacacatgtatagatatgtgtgtgtatgtatgtatatagatAGATTATAAtataggtgtgtttgtgtgtgtgttctagaTATAGATtctgtgtatatacatgtatgcattgtatttggttctatattgaaacctttttttttttggttctgtgtagcaccaaatagggttcttccattacaagcctgacatcttAACAATAGCACAACTCTTTTTGGAGCTACATAGGAGCCATTTCCCTAAAGATTCTTTGTAGAACCGTATTGATCGATcgaaagaaccatttcactgcagagaagcatttaagcatgccGATGGCTTTATATGGAACTGCTGGAACCGTTCCCTtttctaaagaactcttgaagaaccatcttcctTAAGTGTGCGCTGTGCCGCCCGCGTTGCTCGGtctttatgttgtgttttggggtCCTGCAGAAAACGGACCCTCTTTAAAGGACTTAAACACATTCCGTGTTGGTTTGTCAGGTTGGTGCTTAATTGACTGACTCCTTCGTTTTCTGAGAAAGTAGCGGACGTGATTTTGACAGGTGCTCTACGGACCTTTGGGGGGGGTGAATGTTGGTGTTGGAGGCCTTTTAAGGGATTTCCAGTGGAGTTTTTgaatttctgcacattttaataattgagatgtaaacaaattcactcacagggtttggtgtgaaatggttgtagagaaaaatgatttctttacagtggtggtggtgagaaCCAAGGATTGAAGGGTCTACAATGCACATAgctgtttatttactatcccaaatcaccagtgaacctgcatgtgttTTGAGTTTTATATCTATAAATATAGTCATAAATATATGGATATATTTGAAGCATCTGCGTCAGGAAGCCTGTACATTTAAATTTACCCACAGAGGATGTGTATCTTGTAGTGCCGTTACACTGTAAACATaagtaaatgtatattttttgtgGGGAGCGGATTTATTTTGACTTATAGCggcctgcatgtacctctccacactgaaaattatatattagagcaaaactttcataaaactataaaacagtgtctctgacttcaggcagtgtattcatagccCTTTCCTGTAGTAACTggctgtgaaggagcttttagagacattgcATTTTCCAGACATCGGGTTCGTATCACCACCGCTgcatttcgcatcaaaccactccgaacgACTTCAAGTCTTAACAATTGTAttctgcagaaatttagaaatattggtggagttccccttcaaaaAGGGCACTCCCGCCAGACTGGGGAAAACCCCCCCTGAAGGTGTATCAAAAGGTGGgagtaagtttaaaaaaaaaactgctttttgGGGGCTGTACAGGAATAGTTTAAAACGTGtgggcttcttttttttttttttttttttccccctccttttCTCGCTAGCTGGCGAGTGCAGAGGACGGACAGATGGCGAACGTTACTGCTAAGAATAGAAAACTCATTTTCAAACGGCCCTCGCTCAGAAATCCACCCCAGAGCATTCGCCGTCTTTCACAATTTCCTCTCACCTTttgatgcatcatcagaaggggttTTTCCCAGCCTGGCTGGACTGCCCCTTAAACTCCTCCTGCAGACTGATAAAATCACCTGTACAGTTCTGCCTGCTTTCGCGTAGcttttcgtgtgtgtgtgtgtgtgtgcgtgtatatacacatacatgcatgcatacgtatatacacataaatatatagatatacgCTATGTTCCtgaaagtattcgcttgtctgccttcacacgcatgtgaGCTTGAGTgagatctcattcttaatccatagggtttaatatgatgtcggcccaccctttgcagctataactgcTTCAacccttctgggaaggctttccacagggttaggagtgtgttggGAAGGAGCCATGGGAAGtcttgaccgttcttccagtagcacatttgtgaggtcagacactgatgttggacgagaaggtctggctcacagtctccgctctaattcatcccaaaggtgttccatctggttaaggtcaggactctgtgcaggccagtcaagttcttccacaccaaactggctcatccatgtctttatggacctgctttgtgcactggtgcgcagtcatgttggaacaggaaggggccgtccccagactgttcccacaaagttgggagcatgaaattgtccaaaatctcttggtgctgaagctttaagagctcctttcactggaactaaggggccgagcccaactcctgaaacacacccccacaccataatcccccctccaccaagctttacacttggcacaatgcagttagaCAGGTAcggttctcctggcatccgccAAACCCAggctcgtccatcggatttccagacggagaagcgtgattggtcactccagagaactcgtctccactgctctagagtccagtggtgtgctttacaccactgcattccacgctttgcattgcacttggtgatgtaattgATGGGATCAGTTTGTGGTACTTTTGGTAGTTATGATGTGTAAATGATTGTGATCTGTGTCTCAGTGGTTGGCAGACATAGAGTGCGTGGTGTTCAGCGCTGATTTTAACAGAAGTTTCTCGTCAGTTCCTGAAAGCTCAGTTTCTGTGGTGGTTTTTTCATAGTTCTATTGGTTTTAGAGATGTAGAATATGAGAACTGGTTCTAGCTTACTGCCTTACTGAACTCCTCTATAATACAAGTATAATTCTATAATTTggcctttgtttatttttagattcTGCACTCTGTGGGTATCTCCCCCAAGGTGGAGGTCTCAGAAGACCCAGCGTATGTAAGTACTGCTGTCTTCATGGTCTGACTTCCTTTAGCACACATGCATAATTGGTGAACAGAAGTCTGAGCGGACATCAGATTAAAGGTTCTGGCACGTGCAACCAGGAGAACCTCAGCATTGGAGAATAACTGGTCTCAACTGGCGACGTGCGTGGTTCGAATACTGATCAGCAGTTTAATGAAATGGCAAATTTTGTGGATTAACAGCTACAGTGTGAACATTTTGTTCTGACTTGTGAGGAAACGTGATGTTTAACTTTGCCAATACAGTGGAACACGAGGGGCGTGGCAGAGATGGTGCTGCTCTTCTCACCGAATAGGCTATGCTGGTGTTCAGAACAGGGCTGCGATCAATCGACTACTTTAATAATCGAATACTCCAATTACTGTAACGAATTATTGATTTTATGGATTATTAATCACTTAATTGCCAAATCTTAAATTGGCTTTTATGTtcagctttgtttattttatggatTTTCTGACTAacaagacaaaataaataaaaattatttaattatttctgtGCGGATGCCGTCCTCTACAAAATCAGTCCAATCATCGTAGAACGAATCTTTTCAAATAGAACTATTCAAGTCATCTGGTGAAAATTCCTGTGTGTTTTCATATCACAGTATATCTTGCAGAAAAAAACTATTGCAATGTCAGATTTTCAAGTATCGTGCAGCCCTACCTCACAGTGATGATAATGTGGGCGTAAGGAAATCAGAAAGAGGCATACGTTTCATAATCTGTGCGTCTTTACTCATGATCATATATCGCCGATATGCAGAGGTTAAACTTTAAACGTCTTTGTGAAGATCCTGCAATTCCTTTTGTTTTGCATGGGCAGCTTCTATTGGGTGAAGCGTCGTCTTTAGGCCTGCTTTAAAGTCACCTTACTGTACAGAATGTGTGTATTACCATGTGTTCGCTTTCATTATTGAAAAAAAGATGCTTTAGTgttgctgtgtgtctgtgtgcatatattataaatatttgtgtgtggttttttttatgtgtatatacagggtgaatcaaaagtcacaggacacagttttattttgttttttaggcTGTCACAAGCCTTCaagatgcggtgctgaaggtggtgtttgttgtggattttctcagcatacacaatttgtttgagatgactccagagataaaagtcgataataaaataaaaaataggataaaatgaaagtgtcctgtgacttttgactcaccctgtgtgtgtgtgtgtgtgtgtgtgtgtgcgcgtgtgtgtgcaaGTACGTACTCGAGTTCTCATTCATTATGTTGCTCTTCAGTCTTGTTTTACAGTTTGGATGCGTTAATTTAAAATAGCCTTGAGAGAGGACAGTTTTCTATATAGCTGGTTTAGTTGAAGGCGATATAAATTTGTGGCAGGTATGAACTCACCTTGGAGTGCAACAAACTGCATCACCAGCAGCCACTGAAACGAAAAACGGTGGCTTTCTGATGGACGTAAAATAAGTGTTTTTGAGCTTTCCAGGCCAACGTTGTAAATAAGGTTTGTCTGTCTTTTCCCAGGATGAGCTGGAAGTCACCTTATCATCTGATGATTTACTAAGTGATTCGGAAAGTCCAGAGGAAGAGGAcacgaagaagaagaagcacaaGAGCAAAAAGAACCACAGCTCAGACGAGTGGGAGCCCCCTGCACACGAAGCCGCCAAGGATTCCGACAACTCCGAAATGTCCGTGGATGAGGAAGAGTCCGACGACTCTGATGGCCTGGAGAACGATGGCAGTATGCCGGTGGTGGGCTGTGAAGATTGTGACACGGAAGCCAGGCTGCAGTGTTCGTTACTGCGGCACCAAAAACTTTTCGCTTGTTCCCAGTGTGTCTCTGCCGAAAACATGGGCACTCGCTGCCTTGACAAGCTGCTCGTCCGCTTCACCGATTACCAGAGCTTTCAGGTTCATGCCGAGGAGGAACACGGACTCACCACCAAACGTGTGCTGTGTCAGGAGTGCGGCGTCTTCTACGTGAAACCCACCGAGGCGAACGGCAAGAAAGAGCATGTGTGCGAGTACAAGACGAAGCACCTCGTCTGTCCGAACTGCGACAAAAGGTTCCGGACCGAGAAGGGCCTGAAAGCGCATACACGGAAACTTCATGGCGACACGATGCACCCCTGCAAGTACTGCTTGATGCCTTTCCGGAACCGGCCTGCCAAATTGGAGCACGAGGAGACCCACCCAAAAGAGGACAAGCCGTACCTGTGCCCAGATTGCCCCGAGAAATTCCGCAACATCGTGAAGCGGAATCGTCACATGAGATCCCACCGAGGCCCTTGGAAGTACTTGTGCAAGACATGCGGAAAGGGTTTCCCTCACCTGGACAGGTTGGAGAGGCACGAACTGATCCACTCCGGCATAAAGCCTTTCAGATGCGAGGTGTGCGAGCGCTCCTTCACCCAGGAGGGCCATCTCAAGTCCCACATGCGTCTCCACACGGGAGAAAAGCCCTACAAGTGTAAGCTCTGCGAAAAGAGCTTCACCCACAACGTCAGCCTCAAAAGCCACGTCTTGCGCTACCACAGCTCTATAACAGCTGcccctcctcatcctcctcctcatcctcctcctcctcctcctgctcaaGGTGTGCAAGAAAACTCCATCCCGAAAGCAAGGAAGAAGTCCCAGGGCAGGCCCAAGGGTCGCCCCAAACGAGTTTTGGCCAACGAAGAGCAGGAAAACGGTGGAAACCACCAGTTGTCTTAATCATGATGTGAAGTTTCAAGAGGAAATGAAACCAGAGGGTAAGGGTGAGCAATGTGGTAGGAATACAGCATCACAgtacttgaagacattttcacgatACATGACATGCATCACTTTATTATGGCTTTCCTGGGGTTTTATAAGTTGGAACAGATGTACTGCAGCTAACGGGACAGCTCATGTTCTCTATTTAATAAAATCCAAAGACCTCTtaccaaatttctgcataattgagtcgatatgatgtaaacaaagtcattcagagtgttttgatgagAAATAGTTGATGAAGAAAACTACTGCCTCagacgtcttcacagtggtgatgatgggaaccaggagtcacaatgactgcaacacaaatatagacattttatttactatccagaaccaccagtgaacctacatgagccttctgagtttatatggaacaTTTAAGTTAAATAAGGCAAATTTACCTCATTACAAGACTTATTTATGCCCTGTATGTACCTCTACTCCATGAATTGAAAGCATCTTAGGATTATTGTAAAACCAAACTCTCTGGCATTAGGCAGCGTATTCATGGCCATTTTGT encodes:
- the LOC108431158 gene encoding zinc finger protein 124-like isoform X3: MRCCVPFCTNRTRKSTGSPVPYHRFPASADSCRLWLLVMNHKLAAAEPFSRATVRNLRVCGDHFSPDDYREGLQRDILKPTAVPSRRLPMTAIKRDPEILHSVGISPKVEVSEDPAYDELEVTLSSDDLLSDSESPEEEDTKKKKHKSKKNHSSDEWEPPAHEAAKDSDNSEMSVDEEESDDSDGLENDGSMPVVGCEDCDTEARLQCSLLRHQKLFACSQCVSAENMGTRCLDKLLVRFTDYQSFQVHAEEEHGLTTKRVLCQECGVFYVKPTEANGKKEHVCEYKTKHLVCPNCDKRFRTEKGLKAHTRKLHGDTMHPCKYCLMPFRNRPAKLEHEETHPKEDKPYLCPDCPEKFRNIVKRNRHMRSHRGPWKYLCKTCGKGFPHLDRLERHELIHSGIKPFRCEVCERSFTQEGHLKSHMRLHTGEKPYKCKLCEKSFTHNVSLKSHVLRYHSSITAAPPHPPPHPPPPPPAQGVQENSIPKARKKSQGRPKGRPKRVLANEEQENGGNHQLS
- the LOC108431158 gene encoding zinc finger protein 124-like isoform X1; the encoded protein is MPAECSVPGCDKYEEARAKGVIFHRFPEKDVELCKRWLAAIGRDVNTPQKNYVYLRVCSQHFTPDDYERDLKAELMGCRPKLVVKKTAIPSLLIRKKKAAVTREPGILHSVGISPKVEVSEDPAYDELEVTLSSDDLLSDSESPEEEDTKKKKHKSKKNHSSDEWEPPAHEAAKDSDNSEMSVDEEESDDSDGLENDGSMPVVGCEDCDTEARLQCSLLRHQKLFACSQCVSAENMGTRCLDKLLVRFTDYQSFQVHAEEEHGLTTKRVLCQECGVFYVKPTEANGKKEHVCEYKTKHLVCPNCDKRFRTEKGLKAHTRKLHGDTMHPCKYCLMPFRNRPAKLEHEETHPKEDKPYLCPDCPEKFRNIVKRNRHMRSHRGPWKYLCKTCGKGFPHLDRLERHELIHSGIKPFRCEVCERSFTQEGHLKSHMRLHTGEKPYKCKLCEKSFTHNVSLKSHVLRYHSSITAAPPHPPPHPPPPPPAQGVQENSIPKARKKSQGRPKGRPKRVLANEEQENGGNHQLS
- the LOC108431158 gene encoding zinc finger protein 569-like isoform X4 → MVVNCAVPHCTNKWKKYRPLRFFRLPVQQIETLKQWLVVLNIDLSTPFEKLYNVRVCSDHFSEDDYSKPVKNPTADFTKCRLLKKTAVPSVSSSPTEAGIKDELEVTLSSDDLLSDSESPEEEDTKKKKHKSKKNHSSDEWEPPAHEAAKDSDNSEMSVDEEESDDSDGLENDGSMPVVGCEDCDTEARLQCSLLRHQKLFACSQCVSAENMGTRCLDKLLVRFTDYQSFQVHAEEEHGLTTKRVLCQECGVFYVKPTEANGKKEHVCEYKTKHLVCPNCDKRFRTEKGLKAHTRKLHGDTMHPCKYCLMPFRNRPAKLEHEETHPKEDKPYLCPDCPEKFRNIVKRNRHMRSHRGPWKYLCKTCGKGFPHLDRLERHELIHSGIKPFRCEVCERSFTQEGHLKSHMRLHTGEKPYKCKLCEKSFTHNVSLKSHVLRYHSSITAAPPHPPPHPPPPPPAQGVQENSIPKARKKSQGRPKGRPKRVLANEEQENGGNHQLS
- the LOC108431158 gene encoding zinc finger protein 124-like isoform X2, with the translated sequence MVVNCAVPHCTNKWKKYRPLRFFRLPVQQIETLKQWLVVLNIDLSTPFEKLYNVRVCSDHFSEDDYSKPVKNPTADFTKCRLLKKTAVPSVSSSPTEAGIKILHSVGISPKVEVSEDPAYDELEVTLSSDDLLSDSESPEEEDTKKKKHKSKKNHSSDEWEPPAHEAAKDSDNSEMSVDEEESDDSDGLENDGSMPVVGCEDCDTEARLQCSLLRHQKLFACSQCVSAENMGTRCLDKLLVRFTDYQSFQVHAEEEHGLTTKRVLCQECGVFYVKPTEANGKKEHVCEYKTKHLVCPNCDKRFRTEKGLKAHTRKLHGDTMHPCKYCLMPFRNRPAKLEHEETHPKEDKPYLCPDCPEKFRNIVKRNRHMRSHRGPWKYLCKTCGKGFPHLDRLERHELIHSGIKPFRCEVCERSFTQEGHLKSHMRLHTGEKPYKCKLCEKSFTHNVSLKSHVLRYHSSITAAPPHPPPHPPPPPPAQGVQENSIPKARKKSQGRPKGRPKRVLANEEQENGGNHQLS
- the LOC108431158 gene encoding zinc finger protein 569-like isoform X5 — its product is MRCCVPFCTNRTRKSTGSPVPYHRFPASADSCRLWLLVMNHKLAAAEPFSRATVRNLRVCGDHFSPDDYREGLQRDILKPTAVPSRRLPMTAIKRDPEDELEVTLSSDDLLSDSESPEEEDTKKKKHKSKKNHSSDEWEPPAHEAAKDSDNSEMSVDEEESDDSDGLENDGSMPVVGCEDCDTEARLQCSLLRHQKLFACSQCVSAENMGTRCLDKLLVRFTDYQSFQVHAEEEHGLTTKRVLCQECGVFYVKPTEANGKKEHVCEYKTKHLVCPNCDKRFRTEKGLKAHTRKLHGDTMHPCKYCLMPFRNRPAKLEHEETHPKEDKPYLCPDCPEKFRNIVKRNRHMRSHRGPWKYLCKTCGKGFPHLDRLERHELIHSGIKPFRCEVCERSFTQEGHLKSHMRLHTGEKPYKCKLCEKSFTHNVSLKSHVLRYHSSITAAPPHPPPHPPPPPPAQGVQENSIPKARKKSQGRPKGRPKRVLANEEQENGGNHQLS